Proteins co-encoded in one Alcanivorax sp. genomic window:
- a CDS encoding molybdopterin-dependent oxidoreductase: MKTTHYHTCNLCEAMCGIEVEHRGDEILAIRGDKDDPFSRGHVCPKAVALQDLHHDPDRLRHPVKRTVDGWVPISWEQALDETAQRLHAVQQRHGKNSVAMYFGNPTAHNHGALFSLLPLIKAIGTRQRYSATSVDQLPHQLAAWQLFGNQAMFPIPDIDHTDYFMVIGGNPLASNGSIMTVPDVKNRLKALKQRGGKLVVVDPRRTETAAVADEHHFIRPGTDVYLLLALIQVLYKELLVAPGRLDPLLDGKGDLQKLTENWTPEKVSEAVGISPEAIRKLARDIAAAPRAAIYGRVGLTTSPHSTLSAWLVYVLNIITGNLDREGGVMFTKPAFDIVALGALGGEAGSFDRYRSRVHGYPEFSGEFPVTTLADEMLTPGKGQVKAFVSHAGNPVMSCPDGNKLDTALEGLEFMVSIDLYINETTRHADIILPPTGQLEHGQFDPVFQAVAVRNVVKYTPPLFEKPEGALHDWEILNGLASRLNRLKARTARDRLQIAAADRFMRKIKDTGIIDLGLRLGPYGAGGKVMEALKRDGLHTLPSQAWKLLRGKHKGLTLQSLKDNPHGIDLGPLQPALPERLFTRDQRINLVPALYFRALQGLPVPKAANPDEMLVVGRRHIRSNNSWMHNSQRLVKGKSRCNVLIHSQDADRLGVQEGDELVLSTEAGSITLPAWVGDDIMPGVISVPHGWGHDRQGVQLDVARRAGGASINDVITSSRVESVTAMAQINGVPVKVEAAAKPKSKKRTATRKATADA, encoded by the coding sequence ATGAAAACCACCCACTACCACACCTGTAATTTGTGTGAAGCCATGTGCGGCATTGAGGTTGAGCACCGCGGCGACGAGATTCTCGCTATCCGAGGTGACAAGGATGATCCGTTCAGTCGCGGGCATGTGTGCCCCAAAGCCGTGGCGCTGCAGGATCTTCATCATGACCCTGATCGGCTGCGCCACCCCGTAAAGCGCACCGTGGATGGCTGGGTGCCCATCAGTTGGGAGCAAGCGCTGGACGAGACCGCCCAGCGATTGCACGCCGTCCAGCAGCGGCATGGCAAGAATTCGGTGGCGATGTATTTCGGCAATCCCACTGCCCACAACCATGGCGCGCTGTTCAGCTTGCTGCCGCTGATCAAGGCCATCGGTACCCGTCAGCGCTACAGCGCCACTTCTGTTGATCAATTGCCCCACCAGCTGGCGGCCTGGCAGTTGTTTGGCAATCAGGCCATGTTCCCCATCCCGGATATCGACCACACCGATTACTTTATGGTGATTGGCGGCAACCCGCTGGCCTCCAATGGCTCCATCATGACGGTGCCGGACGTGAAAAACCGCCTCAAGGCCCTGAAGCAGCGCGGTGGCAAACTGGTGGTGGTGGATCCCCGTCGCACTGAAACGGCGGCCGTGGCCGACGAACACCATTTCATTCGTCCGGGCACCGACGTGTATCTGCTGCTGGCGTTGATTCAGGTGCTCTATAAAGAGTTACTGGTGGCGCCGGGGCGGCTGGACCCTCTGCTGGATGGCAAGGGTGACCTGCAGAAGCTCACCGAGAACTGGACCCCGGAGAAAGTCAGCGAGGCGGTGGGTATCAGCCCGGAAGCCATCCGCAAGCTGGCCCGGGATATCGCTGCGGCGCCGCGCGCGGCAATTTATGGCCGGGTGGGACTCACCACCAGCCCGCACAGTACCCTGAGCGCCTGGTTGGTGTACGTGCTGAATATCATTACCGGCAACCTGGACCGCGAAGGCGGCGTCATGTTTACCAAGCCGGCCTTCGACATTGTGGCCCTGGGTGCGCTGGGCGGCGAGGCGGGCAGCTTTGATCGCTACCGCAGCCGGGTGCACGGTTACCCGGAATTCTCCGGTGAGTTTCCGGTCACCACCCTGGCCGACGAAATGCTGACGCCGGGCAAGGGGCAGGTAAAGGCCTTTGTTTCCCATGCAGGCAATCCGGTGATGTCCTGCCCGGATGGCAACAAACTGGACACCGCCCTGGAAGGCCTGGAGTTCATGGTCAGTATCGACCTGTACATCAATGAAACTACCCGTCATGCGGATATCATCCTGCCCCCTACCGGGCAGCTGGAGCATGGTCAGTTCGACCCGGTGTTCCAGGCGGTGGCGGTGCGCAACGTGGTCAAGTACACCCCGCCATTGTTCGAAAAGCCGGAAGGCGCACTGCATGACTGGGAGATACTCAACGGATTGGCGAGCCGGTTGAACCGATTGAAAGCCCGAACCGCCCGCGACCGGCTTCAGATCGCCGCCGCCGACCGCTTTATGCGCAAGATCAAGGACACAGGCATCATCGATCTGGGCCTGCGGTTGGGTCCGTACGGGGCCGGGGGCAAGGTCATGGAGGCGCTCAAGCGTGATGGCCTGCATACCCTGCCCAGTCAGGCCTGGAAGCTCCTGCGTGGCAAACACAAAGGGCTTACCCTGCAGAGCCTGAAGGACAATCCCCACGGCATCGATCTGGGGCCGCTGCAACCGGCATTGCCGGAGCGGTTATTTACCCGCGACCAGCGCATCAACCTGGTGCCGGCACTGTACTTCCGTGCACTTCAGGGGCTGCCGGTGCCCAAGGCGGCCAACCCGGATGAAATGCTGGTGGTGGGGCGCCGACATATTCGCAGTAACAACTCCTGGATGCACAACAGCCAGCGGCTGGTGAAAGGCAAAAGCCGTTGCAACGTCCTGATTCACTCCCAGGACGCCGACAGGCTGGGAGTCCAGGAAGGGGACGAGCTGGTGCTCAGCACTGAGGCCGGCAGCATCACCCTGCCAGCCTGGGTGGGTGATGACATCATGCCCGGTGTGATCAGCGTTCCCCATGGCTGGGGCCATGATCGCCAGGGCGTGCAGCTGGATGTGGCCCGCCGGGCCGGCGGCGCCAGCATCAACGACGTGATTACCAGCTCGCGGGTAGAATCCGTCACCGCCATGGCGCAAATCAATGGCGTGCCAGTGAAGGTCGAGGCTGCGGCCAAACCCAAATCGAAAAAACGCACCGCCACCAGAAAAGCCACCGCCGACGCCTGA
- the pbpC gene encoding penicillin-binding protein 1C gives MTFRWRPGLLAFLILLLVLLAALQVWPLPERLHNTPYATLMLDRHGRMLDARIAKDQQWRFVPVEQVPDKYRKALLDFEDKRFAWHPGIDPLAIGRAAWLNFKAGRVVSGGSTVTMQLARLLRDDPPRTLQEKAREAALALQLEWHLSKQEILTEYASRAPFGGNTVGLRAASWRYFQREPDALSWAEAALLAVLPNAPSWIHPGRNQQRLKAKRDRLLASLHEKGELNDRDLQLALLEPLPPPPQALPALAPHLMNTLEKQGQGKLLVTTLEAPLQQRVRDLTRQHGERLEREGVHNLAVVVIDHHQQQTRAYVGNVTHGNRSEYGADVDIAASPRSTGSILKPLLYGLMLDDGQLLPETLIADLPTNYGGFSPENHDHSYRGAVPAHEALSQSLNIPAVRMLRRYGGGRFHSRLQRMGMSTLFRPAEDYGLTLILGGAEGRLDEITAIYARLMAAASGRPVQPVATLQSSESSGQDVPFMLSPGAAWLTQQALRDVARPGTARQWRQFSSSQPIAWKTGTSYGLRDAWAVGSNGRYTVGVWAGNGNGEPAPSLGGTATAAPLMLDVFSLLGPSPWPEPPLSELKTVQVCADDGYLAGGQCATRDQLAPRQSHFQTVTPHHRRIHLDSNGQRVHSGCERVAAMQHRDWFVLPPAQAWFYRRHHPDYRPLPAWREDCIAGALALQSEPPMALVYPHAGSAIYIPTELNGSLGRAVFRAVHHNPSASLYWHLDDHFLGQTRHFHEKAITADPGWHTLTLIDDQGFRLRQRFKVLGR, from the coding sequence ATGACCTTTCGATGGCGGCCTGGCCTTTTGGCATTCCTGATCCTGCTGTTGGTGCTGTTGGCAGCACTGCAAGTCTGGCCGTTACCGGAGCGCCTGCACAATACCCCCTATGCCACCCTCATGCTCGATCGCCATGGCCGCATGCTGGATGCCCGCATTGCCAAAGATCAGCAATGGCGTTTCGTGCCAGTGGAACAGGTGCCAGACAAGTACCGCAAGGCGCTGCTGGATTTTGAAGACAAGCGGTTTGCCTGGCATCCGGGCATCGACCCATTGGCCATTGGCCGGGCTGCCTGGCTGAATTTCAAGGCGGGCAGGGTGGTGAGCGGTGGCTCCACCGTCACCATGCAACTGGCCCGCCTGCTACGCGATGATCCGCCACGGACCCTGCAAGAGAAAGCCCGCGAAGCGGCACTGGCGCTGCAGCTGGAGTGGCATCTCAGCAAACAGGAGATTCTCACCGAATATGCCAGCCGGGCGCCGTTCGGTGGCAACACCGTGGGCCTGCGTGCAGCTTCATGGCGCTACTTCCAGCGTGAACCGGACGCACTGAGTTGGGCGGAAGCCGCGTTGCTGGCGGTTCTGCCCAACGCGCCGTCCTGGATCCATCCGGGCAGAAACCAGCAACGGTTAAAGGCCAAACGTGATCGCCTGTTGGCCAGCCTGCATGAGAAAGGCGAACTGAATGACAGGGATCTGCAACTGGCCCTGCTGGAACCCCTGCCGCCACCACCGCAAGCGTTGCCCGCGCTGGCACCACACCTGATGAATACCCTGGAAAAGCAGGGGCAGGGCAAGTTGCTAGTCACCACCCTGGAGGCACCGCTTCAGCAACGGGTACGGGATCTCACTCGCCAACATGGTGAGCGGCTGGAACGGGAAGGGGTACACAATCTGGCTGTGGTGGTCATTGATCACCACCAGCAGCAGACCCGCGCTTATGTGGGCAATGTCACCCACGGCAACCGGAGCGAGTACGGTGCCGACGTGGACATTGCGGCTTCACCGCGCTCCACCGGCAGCATTCTCAAACCACTGCTCTATGGTCTGATGCTGGATGATGGCCAGCTGCTACCGGAAACACTGATTGCGGATCTGCCCACCAATTACGGGGGGTTCAGCCCGGAGAATCATGATCACAGTTACCGTGGTGCCGTGCCCGCCCACGAAGCGCTCAGCCAGTCGCTTAACATTCCCGCCGTGCGCATGCTGCGCCGTTATGGAGGGGGCCGTTTTCACAGCCGCCTGCAGCGCATGGGCATGAGCACCCTGTTTCGCCCCGCAGAAGACTATGGCCTGACCCTGATCCTGGGAGGGGCAGAAGGACGGCTGGATGAAATCACCGCCATCTATGCCCGGCTCATGGCCGCGGCCAGTGGCCGTCCGGTGCAACCGGTCGCCACGTTGCAGAGTAGTGAATCCAGCGGCCAGGACGTGCCCTTCATGCTCAGCCCCGGGGCTGCCTGGCTTACCCAGCAGGCCCTGCGCGATGTGGCCCGGCCCGGTACGGCCAGACAATGGCGCCAGTTCAGTTCCAGCCAGCCCATCGCCTGGAAAACCGGCACCAGCTATGGTCTGCGCGATGCCTGGGCTGTGGGCAGTAATGGCCGCTATACCGTGGGGGTATGGGCGGGTAATGGTAACGGCGAACCGGCCCCGAGCCTGGGAGGAACAGCCACTGCGGCCCCCCTCATGCTGGATGTGTTCAGCCTGCTGGGGCCGTCCCCCTGGCCGGAGCCGCCCCTGTCGGAACTGAAGACCGTGCAGGTCTGTGCGGATGATGGTTACCTGGCAGGCGGACAGTGCGCGACCCGGGATCAGCTGGCGCCACGACAGAGTCATTTCCAGACCGTAACCCCGCACCATCGGCGCATTCACCTGGACAGCAACGGCCAGCGGGTTCATAGCGGTTGTGAGAGGGTGGCGGCCATGCAGCACCGCGACTGGTTTGTGCTGCCCCCGGCTCAGGCATGGTTCTATCGTCGCCATCACCCGGACTACCGTCCGCTACCGGCCTGGCGTGAAGACTGCATCGCCGGCGCTCTGGCCCTGCAGAGTGAACCGCCCATGGCGTTGGTCTATCCCCATGCGGGCAGCGCCATCTATATCCCCACCGAGCTCAACGGCTCCCTCGGCCGGGCGGTCTTCCGTGCGGTTCACCATAACCCGTCTGCCTCCCTGTACTGGCATTTGGATGACCACTTCCTGGGGCAGACCCGACACTTTCATGAGAAGGCCATCACTGCAGATCCCGGCTGGCATACCCTGACCCTGATCGATGATCAAGGCTTTCGCCTGCGCCAACGCTTCAAGGTGTTGGGACGATGA
- a CDS encoding aldehyde dehydrogenase family protein — MDTLQHFYINGQWTAPSAGSTQHTIINPATEESVGSLAMADAADIDAAIAAAHAAFPSWSETPLETRLGYLEKILALYQDKLPAMAQAISQEMGAPIGLATNLQAPVGLMHIANNLEVAREFTFEEEHGSSIIRHEPAGVCALITPWNWPMNQVMCKLAPALAVGCTVVLKPSEFAALSANVLAQIIDEAGLPAGVVNIVYGDGAKVGPQLSSDPRIDVVSLTGSTRAGISVSQEAATTIKRVSLELGGKSANILLPDCDLDAAVTHGVRAMMNNTGQSCNAPSRMLVPADKLAEAEAIAARACADIVVGDTTDEATIMGPIANGRQYQRVLSLIEQGVKEGAKLVCGGTEKPAGLDKGYYVQPTVFSDANNDMTIAREEIFGPVLTMIPYQDLDDAVAIANDTIYGLSGYVFGEPELARSVANRLRTGNVHLNGAAPDFTTAFGGYKQSGVGREWGKYGFDEFLEIKALFQPA; from the coding sequence ATGGACACGCTGCAACACTTCTACATTAACGGCCAGTGGACCGCGCCTTCTGCCGGCAGTACCCAACACACCATCATCAATCCTGCCACGGAAGAGTCGGTGGGCTCGCTGGCCATGGCTGACGCAGCGGACATCGATGCCGCCATCGCTGCGGCCCACGCGGCGTTCCCCAGCTGGAGCGAAACCCCGCTGGAGACCCGGCTCGGCTATCTGGAAAAAATTCTTGCCCTGTATCAGGACAAGCTGCCGGCGATGGCCCAGGCCATCAGCCAGGAAATGGGGGCGCCGATTGGTCTTGCCACCAACCTGCAGGCCCCTGTGGGCCTGATGCATATTGCCAACAACCTGGAAGTGGCCCGTGAATTCACTTTCGAGGAAGAGCACGGCTCCTCCATCATCCGTCACGAGCCGGCAGGCGTCTGCGCCCTGATCACCCCGTGGAACTGGCCCATGAACCAGGTGATGTGCAAGCTGGCGCCGGCGCTGGCGGTGGGCTGCACCGTGGTGCTCAAGCCCAGCGAGTTTGCCGCCCTGTCCGCTAATGTGCTGGCACAGATCATCGACGAAGCCGGGCTGCCGGCGGGCGTGGTGAACATTGTCTACGGCGATGGCGCCAAGGTAGGCCCGCAGCTGTCCTCGGATCCCCGTATCGATGTGGTGTCCCTCACCGGTTCCACCCGTGCCGGCATTTCCGTCAGCCAGGAAGCGGCTACCACCATCAAGCGCGTGTCGCTGGAACTGGGTGGCAAGTCAGCCAATATCCTGTTGCCGGACTGTGATCTGGACGCGGCGGTGACCCACGGGGTACGGGCCATGATGAACAATACCGGGCAAAGCTGTAATGCCCCCTCCCGTATGCTGGTGCCGGCAGACAAGCTGGCGGAAGCGGAAGCCATTGCGGCCAGGGCCTGTGCGGACATTGTGGTCGGTGATACCACTGATGAAGCCACCATCATGGGGCCGATCGCCAATGGTCGCCAATACCAGCGGGTGCTGTCGTTGATCGAGCAAGGTGTGAAGGAAGGCGCCAAGCTGGTGTGTGGCGGTACCGAAAAGCCAGCAGGCCTGGACAAGGGCTACTATGTGCAGCCCACCGTGTTCAGTGACGCCAACAACGACATGACCATCGCCCGGGAAGAGATCTTCGGCCCGGTGCTGACCATGATCCCCTATCAGGACCTGGACGACGCCGTGGCGATTGCCAACGACACCATCTATGGTCTGTCCGGCTATGTGTTTGGTGAGCCCGAGCTGGCCCGGTCCGTGGCCAACCGGCTGCGCACCGGCAACGTCCACCTGAACGGCGCGGCACCGGATTTCACCACCGCTTTCGGGGGTTACAAGCAATCCGGCGTGGGCCGGGAGTGGGGCAAGTACGGCTTTGACGAGTTCCTGGAGATCAAGGCCCTGTTCCAGCCCGCCTGA
- a CDS encoding metal-dependent hydrolase has product MTTTATTRIKQNEKKAEKVPQGATVNIPPRRLDFEFDETTAKRYFYADDPFLSAFWITLSTLFPEGEDFFVQAVRHYRKEITDPTLKAQVAGFIGQEAMHSKEHEAWNELGQKFGYPTEKLDKTLGKLLGAVKKYTPKIFQLSATVSLEHYTAIIAEQLLRDESHRELADPETLKLWLWHALEENEHKTVAYDVYEKVSGNYLLRAGTMIPVTVIFFAVIGAFQAQMLASDGKLLDLRNNWKGVKFLFGGKGLFTQLWPQYLDFFKPGFHPSQHDTDALLDEWRERLFGADGMLTEQHEQASQKKKKKLH; this is encoded by the coding sequence ATGACAACAACAGCCACCACCCGGATCAAGCAGAACGAGAAAAAGGCCGAGAAGGTACCGCAGGGTGCCACGGTCAACATCCCGCCGCGCCGTCTGGATTTCGAGTTTGATGAAACCACTGCCAAGCGCTATTTCTACGCGGATGACCCATTTCTGAGTGCGTTCTGGATCACGCTCTCTACCCTGTTCCCGGAAGGGGAGGATTTCTTTGTGCAGGCGGTACGTCACTATCGCAAGGAAATCACCGACCCGACCCTGAAAGCCCAGGTGGCGGGCTTTATTGGCCAGGAAGCCATGCACAGCAAGGAGCATGAAGCCTGGAATGAACTGGGTCAGAAATTCGGTTACCCCACCGAAAAACTGGACAAGACCCTGGGCAAACTGCTGGGTGCGGTAAAAAAGTACACCCCGAAGATCTTTCAGCTTTCTGCCACAGTGAGCCTGGAGCATTACACCGCGATCATTGCCGAGCAGCTGCTCCGCGATGAGTCCCACCGCGAACTGGCCGATCCAGAAACCCTGAAACTGTGGCTGTGGCACGCGCTGGAAGAAAACGAGCACAAGACCGTGGCCTACGATGTGTACGAGAAGGTGAGCGGCAACTATCTGCTGCGGGCCGGTACCATGATTCCGGTCACCGTGATCTTCTTTGCTGTGATCGGTGCCTTCCAGGCGCAGATGCTGGCCTCTGATGGCAAGTTGCTGGACCTTCGCAACAACTGGAAAGGGGTGAAATTCCTGTTCGGTGGCAAGGGTCTGTTCACCCAGCTGTGGCCGCAGTATCTGGATTTCTTCAAGCCGGGCTTCCACCCGTCCCAGCACGACACCGATGCGCTGCTGGACGAATGGCGCGAGCGTCTGTTCGGTGCCGACGGCATGCTCACCGAGCAGCACGAGCAAGCCAGCCAGAAGAAGAAAAAGAAGCTGCATTAA
- a CDS encoding TonB-dependent receptor, with the protein MKLLRFSALPLFLPLAGFSDSITLDPVMVTSTRMERPLADTPAALTVVDGHDAQQGQPRLQLDESLNRVPGLYLQNRYNFAQGLRLSSRGFGARAPFGVRGLRLNVDGFPETLPDGQSQLDSIDLFTVDRLTVLRGPSSLFYGNATGGVIDITTFAAPLAESASATLLAGSDGYRQANVQASDQRDQQHHAFSLTALADDGDRAQSEVRKYLLTGQAGWQLPDDRAVTLYMSAMDTPMANDPGGLTRQQVRDNPRQATRFASQLDAGQDVDQQRLGFHYRDESLGRGMLNARAFISQRDFRQQLPFPGSSLINYDRLFYGARLDYTLPLSLFQRPNRLLVGLDADRQEDARGRRAVNPLGDITAQTANEDQHATATGLFLQLDSQMTERLMLTVGGRADRLRMRIEDHLLDDGDDSGRRDFEERSYSAGLAWQATRTHTLYSTVSSAFESPTFTELANPSGAGGFNPALEPQTALNLEVGARGALTERLFYEAALFRVDVEDEITPYELGGRTFYQNAGETRRDGFELGLEHATTDRLTLALSWTWSDFRFREFVDTQQNTDVSGNRLPGLPEHHLYGQVEWQADNGLFAAVEGLFSSPRYAENTNTTRVGSEMIVNLRLGKEWQGAQQSLTLFGGVTNLFDRDYISNLRINANSDRPVAARGYFEPGPGSGVYAGVSVGW; encoded by the coding sequence ATGAAGCTTCTGCGTTTTTCTGCTCTTCCCCTGTTCTTACCGTTAGCCGGGTTCTCTGATTCCATCACGCTGGACCCGGTCATGGTGACCAGCACCCGCATGGAGCGCCCGCTTGCGGATACTCCCGCGGCTCTCACCGTGGTGGATGGACACGACGCCCAGCAGGGCCAGCCACGGCTGCAGCTGGATGAAAGCCTCAACCGGGTGCCCGGTCTTTATCTGCAAAACCGTTACAACTTTGCTCAGGGTCTGCGGCTTTCTTCCCGTGGCTTTGGCGCACGGGCGCCGTTCGGGGTACGCGGGCTGCGCCTGAATGTGGACGGCTTTCCGGAAACCCTGCCCGATGGACAATCCCAACTGGACAGCATTGACCTGTTTACCGTGGATCGTCTCACCGTGCTGCGAGGTCCCAGCTCCCTGTTCTACGGTAATGCCACCGGCGGCGTAATCGACATCACCACCTTTGCCGCTCCGCTGGCGGAATCGGCCAGCGCCACATTACTGGCCGGGAGTGACGGCTACCGTCAGGCCAATGTGCAAGCCAGCGACCAGCGGGATCAACAGCATCATGCGTTCAGCCTCACCGCGCTGGCCGATGACGGCGACCGGGCGCAAAGCGAGGTGCGTAAATACCTGCTCACCGGTCAGGCCGGCTGGCAACTGCCTGACGACCGCGCCGTCACCCTGTATATGAGCGCCATGGATACGCCCATGGCCAATGACCCGGGGGGCCTTACCCGACAGCAGGTTCGCGACAATCCCCGCCAGGCCACTCGCTTTGCCTCGCAGCTGGATGCCGGACAGGACGTGGATCAGCAACGCCTCGGGTTTCACTACCGGGATGAGTCACTGGGTAGAGGCATGCTCAATGCCCGTGCCTTTATCAGCCAGCGGGACTTCCGCCAGCAACTGCCTTTCCCTGGCAGCAGCCTGATCAATTACGACCGGCTATTTTACGGTGCCCGTCTGGATTACACCCTGCCCCTGAGCCTGTTTCAGCGCCCCAACCGGTTACTGGTGGGCCTGGATGCGGATCGGCAGGAAGATGCCCGTGGACGGCGCGCGGTGAATCCCCTCGGCGACATCACCGCGCAGACTGCCAATGAGGACCAGCACGCCACCGCCACCGGCCTGTTTCTGCAACTGGACAGCCAGATGACAGAAAGGCTCATGCTCACGGTGGGCGGCCGGGCGGACCGGTTGCGCATGCGCATTGAGGATCACCTGCTCGACGATGGCGACGACAGTGGCCGCAGGGACTTTGAGGAGAGGAGTTACAGTGCCGGGCTGGCCTGGCAGGCGACGCGCACCCACACGCTTTACAGCACGGTCAGCTCCGCGTTTGAGAGCCCCACCTTCACCGAACTGGCCAATCCTTCCGGCGCCGGCGGCTTCAATCCGGCACTGGAACCGCAAACCGCACTGAACCTGGAAGTGGGTGCACGGGGTGCACTGACAGAGCGTTTGTTCTATGAGGCCGCCCTGTTCCGGGTCGACGTGGAGGACGAAATCACCCCCTATGAACTGGGCGGGCGCACCTTTTACCAGAACGCCGGCGAAACCCGCCGGGACGGGTTCGAACTGGGACTGGAGCATGCGACCACTGACCGCCTGACCCTGGCGCTGTCCTGGACCTGGTCCGACTTCCGGTTCCGGGAATTTGTCGACACCCAACAGAATACGGATGTGAGCGGCAACCGCCTGCCCGGTCTGCCGGAGCATCACCTGTATGGACAGGTGGAGTGGCAGGCTGACAACGGGCTCTTTGCGGCGGTGGAAGGCCTGTTCAGTTCCCCCCGCTATGCGGAGAACACCAATACCACCCGAGTGGGCAGCGAGATGATCGTGAATCTGCGGCTGGGCAAGGAATGGCAGGGAGCGCAGCAATCGCTCACTCTGTTTGGTGGCGTTACCAACCTGTTCGACCGGGACTACATCAGCAACCTGCGCATCAATGCCAACAGTGACCGACCGGTGGCGGCACGGGGGTATTTTGAACCGGGGCCGGGTAGCGGGGTTTACGCCGGGGTTTCGGTTGGGTGGTGA
- a CDS encoding SDR family NAD(P)-dependent oxidoreductase encodes MDPILDFTGKSVIITGAASGFGKLLAEELGKRGASLVLGDINTDALDAVADTLAGQGVKVAAVKCDVASEADCKAMVDTALAQFGHLDMAVNNAGIAHAFVPFDQLTDEILDQQININVKGVMYGMKHQIAAMKENGGAIVNVSSMAGLGGAPKIGAYSAAKHAVIGMTKTAAVEYARRNIRVNAVCPFYSHTPMVDEGELSENKETVHAMLASGSPMKRLGQPEEIVTVMLMLLSPANSYMTGQSLAVDGGVSAF; translated from the coding sequence ATGGATCCCATTCTCGATTTCACCGGCAAGAGCGTCATCATCACCGGCGCCGCCAGTGGCTTCGGCAAACTGCTGGCCGAAGAGTTGGGCAAGCGTGGCGCCAGCCTGGTGCTGGGTGATATCAATACCGATGCCCTCGATGCCGTCGCCGATACACTGGCCGGGCAGGGCGTGAAAGTGGCCGCAGTGAAATGTGACGTGGCCAGCGAAGCCGACTGCAAGGCCATGGTGGACACCGCCCTGGCCCAGTTCGGCCATCTTGATATGGCGGTGAACAACGCCGGTATCGCCCACGCCTTTGTGCCGTTCGATCAGCTCACCGATGAGATCCTCGATCAGCAGATCAACATCAACGTGAAAGGCGTGATGTACGGGATGAAGCACCAGATCGCGGCCATGAAGGAAAACGGCGGCGCCATCGTCAACGTCAGCTCCATGGCAGGGCTGGGGGGCGCTCCCAAGATTGGCGCCTACTCGGCGGCCAAACACGCGGTGATCGGCATGACCAAAACCGCGGCAGTGGAATACGCGCGTCGTAATATTCGCGTCAATGCGGTATGCCCGTTCTACTCCCACACCCCCATGGTGGACGAGGGGGAACTATCCGAGAACAAGGAAACCGTCCACGCCATGCTGGCCTCCGGCAGCCCCATGAAGCGCCTCGGTCAGCCGGAAGAAATCGTCACCGTCATGCTCATGCTGCTGTCCCCGGCCAACAGCTACATGACAGGCCAGAGCCTGGCCGTGGACGGCGGGGTGTCGGCGTTTTAG
- a CDS encoding SDR family oxidoreductase has protein sequence MSTKLFDLTGKIALVTGASRGIGEEIARLLAEQGAHVIVSSRKQDDCQAVADAIKADGGSAEGFACHIGEMAQVDAIFAHIRESHGKLDILVNNAAANPYFGHILDTPVDAFDKTVDVNLRGYFYMSVNGAKLMREHGGGAIVNTASINGLHPGDMQGIYSISKAAVISMTKSFAQECAQFNIRVNALLPGLTKTKFAGALFSNDDIYKHAIAQIPMRRHAEPKEMAGTVLYLVSDASSYVTGECVVVDGGFTI, from the coding sequence ATGAGTACCAAGCTGTTTGATCTGACGGGCAAGATTGCCCTGGTCACCGGTGCCAGCCGTGGTATCGGTGAAGAAATCGCGCGTTTGCTGGCCGAGCAGGGCGCCCATGTGATCGTGTCCAGCCGCAAGCAGGATGATTGCCAGGCGGTGGCCGATGCCATCAAGGCGGACGGCGGCAGTGCCGAAGGGTTTGCCTGCCACATCGGCGAGATGGCGCAAGTGGATGCGATCTTCGCTCACATCCGCGAGAGCCACGGCAAGCTGGATATCCTGGTCAACAACGCCGCGGCCAACCCGTACTTCGGGCATATCCTCGACACCCCGGTGGATGCCTTCGACAAGACCGTGGACGTGAACCTGCGCGGTTACTTCTACATGTCAGTGAATGGCGCCAAACTGATGCGCGAACATGGCGGCGGCGCCATCGTGAATACCGCCTCCATCAACGGCCTGCACCCGGGTGACATGCAGGGCATCTATTCCATCTCCAAGGCGGCGGTCATCAGCATGACCAAATCCTTTGCCCAGGAATGCGCCCAGTTCAACATCCGCGTGAACGCCTTGCTGCCCGGTCTCACCAAGACCAAGTTCGCCGGCGCCCTGTTCAGCAACGATGACATCTACAAGCATGCCATCGCCCAGATCCCCATGCGTCGCCACGCCGAGCCCAAAGAAATGGCCGGCACCGTGCTGTACCTGGTCTCTGATGCGTCCAGCTACGTCACCGGCGAATGCGTGGTGGTCGACGGCGGTTTCACGATCTAG